From a single Prionailurus bengalensis isolate Pbe53 chromosome A1, Fcat_Pben_1.1_paternal_pri, whole genome shotgun sequence genomic region:
- the LOC122476614 gene encoding 40S ribosomal protein S29-like gives MGHQQLCCSHPRKFGQDSSSCLVCSNQHGLIQKYGLNMCCQCFCQYMKAIGFIKLD, from the coding sequence ATGGGTCACCAGCAGCTCTGCTGTAGCCATCCAAGGAAATTTGGCCAGGATTCTTCTTCTTGTCTTGTCTGCTCAAACCAGCATGGTTTGATCCAGAAATATGGCCTTAACATGTGCTGCCAGTGTTTCTGTCAATACATGAAGGCTATAGGCTTCATTAAGTTGGATTAA